A region of Drosophila suzukii chromosome 2L, CBGP_Dsuzu_IsoJpt1.0, whole genome shotgun sequence DNA encodes the following proteins:
- the LOC108010250 gene encoding uncharacterized protein, which translates to MPYLYGIADTKFLHQKVKTKVKVRSEMPPTTFRRNDFLKGCPKYDKDDVPIQFRTSPDSLVELCSIVVDKLPIPSIFEWDDMDIRRWINGYGYPQYMNTFRVNMITGRKLLLLDASALSAMNIKDFDHIRHITYAIRMLFHFELTKFSSSISLPDEKPNELYLLFHTQTGVNYDEVRRSDLYRRMQILRERARNLDHWDLLYMWLRREQERKYKELIGMVPRAKMYECHTEVEKAEQSPPEMELEELMCMTCIPPCDCDWTERDLRLPWRMECLAPLLATTMSKWNSMQAQCPTCIPPCECRWPPRYYLTGTVIRCLQKRFPEKFCPIFDERYRASPRPSLVERWTRFSI; encoded by the exons ATGCCTTATCTATACGGAATAGCGGACACCAAGTTCCTTCACCAGAAGGTGAAAACGAAGGTCAAGGTCCGTTCGGAGATGCCGCCCACCACGTTTCGACGGAACGATTTCCTCAAGGGTTGTCCCAAATACGATAAGGACGACGTACCCATACAGTTCAGGACATCTCCCGATTCCCTCGTAGAGCTGTGCTCCATTGTGGTGGACAAGCTGCCAATACCATCGATCTTCGAGTGGGATGATATGGATATCAGGCGATGGATTAATGGATATGGTTATCCTCAGTACATG AACACCTTTCGTGTGAATATGATCACGGGACGAAAGCTGCTCTTGCTGGACGCCTCTGCTTTGAGTGCCATGAACATCAAGGACTTCGATCACATCCGACATATAACATATGCTATCCGGATGCTGTTCCACTTCGAGCTGACCAAGTTCTCCTCCAGTATTTCACTGCCTGATGAGAAGCCCAACGAGCTGTACCTGTTGTTCCACACGCAGACTGGAGTTAACTACGATGAGGTGCGGAGGTCGGATCTCTACCGAAGGATGCAGATCCTTCGGGAGAGGGCCCGCAACCTGGATCACTGGGATCTGCTGTATATGTGGTTGCGCAGGGAGCAGGAGCGCAAGTACAAGGAGCTAATCGGAATGGTTCCGCGGGCCAAGATGTACGAGTGCCATACGGAGGTGGAGAAGGCGGAGCAGTCGCCACCGGAAATGGAACTCGAGGAGCTCATGTGCATGACGTGCATCCCACCCTGCGATTGCGACTGGACCGAAAGGGATCTTCGGTTGCCATGGCGAATGGAATGCCTAGCTCCCCTGCTGGCCACCACCATGAGCAAGTGGAACTCCATGCAGGCCCAGTGCCCCACGTGCATCCCGCCCTGCGAGTGCCGCTGGCCACCGCGTTACTACCTTACGGGCACCGTCATCCGTTGTCTCCAGAAGCGTTTCCCGGAGAAGTTCTGCCCCATCTTCGACGAGCGGTACAGGGCGTCACCACGTCCCAGTCTTGTGGAGCGCTGGACCCGCTTCTCCATTTGA
- the LOC108021704 gene encoding serine/threonine-protein kinase RIO3, with protein MSSPWVKSSEPVQQVNLADIMSEQYAHKLHDKEVQRHTERENKPEQQMASIWGAEASSPPAASYSNVAGSSLRNQSDSEEWEDYSTLLNNDGIPPADIELPEDSDAVIAQLLQSQFDHEYNEELRRIERQQNKQSKVTVTLNKFLRDGDAEFLHDTAEEDYEEDELEQLKHDWDRFEDNERQLESIPRCGFKVNKEGEMITKHDPQLCAVRNAQRVMSFPPEFPTGDAAGFDMKLSNKVFNQLRAHSRRGRSDKHEKVATAEMGLDAGTRLLLYKLINNQVLEQINGIISTGKEAVILHANSDSNYTGSNEHGHQSGVLVPPHLLPKECAIKIFKTTLNEFKQRDRYIKDDYRFKDRFSKQNHRVIINMWAEKEMHNLMRMQAIGLNVPDVVVLKKHVLVMRFIGDNHNAAPKLKDARLSAAELSCAYEEIVAAMHKLYNEAKLVHADMSEYNILWFEGKCWFIDVAQSVEPKHPSALEFLMRDCGNIVNFFERRGLPNIYTKEQLFEFITGLNAEVHNAAQLEQIHTRGASINQATAPNQEECPDELKPLEYPFELAWEKSQKDREAQKALKQTQANNDDETDTDKDQESDGNENDNDDKEKVNKTANH; from the exons ATGTCGTCACCATGGGTCAAGAGCAGCGAACCAGTGCAGCAGGTCAACCTGGCGGATATTATGTCGGAGCAATATGCCCACAAGCTGCACGACAAGGAGGTGCAGCGTCACACAGAAAGGGAGAATAAGCCAGAGCAGCAGATGGCCTCCATTTGGGGCGCGGAAGCCTCATCCCCGCCTGCCGCCAGTTACTCGAATGTGGCGGGCAGTTCGCTGAGGAACCAAAGCGATAGCGAGGAGTGGGAAGATTACTCGACGCTCCTCAACAACGACGGAATTCCACCGGCGGACATAGAGCTGCCAGAGGACAGCGATGCAGTAATTGCCCAGCTGCTGCAGTCCCAATTCGATCACGAGTACAACGAGGAGCTGCGTCGCATCGAGCGGCAGCAGAATAAGCAGTCCAAGGTCACTGTTACTCTCAATAAGTTCCTGCGCGACGGTGACGCCGAGTTCCTGCACGACACTGCCGAAGAGGATTACGAGGAAGATGAGCTGGAGCAACTGAAGCACGACTGGGACCGGTTTGAGGACAACGAACGACAGCTGGAGTCCATTCCACGGTGTGGTTTTAAAGTTAACAAGGAGGGTGAGATGATCACCAAGCACGATCCGCAGCTGTGCGCAGTGCGCAATGCGCAGCGGGTGATGTCCTTTCCGCCGGAGTTTCCCACAGGCGATGCCGCCGGCTTCGACATGAAGCTGTCCAACAAG GTGTTCAACCAACTGAGAGCCCACTCGCGTCGTGGTCGCTCTGACAAACATGAAAAAGTGGCCACCGCCGAGATGGGTTTGGATGCCGGCACACGTCTGCTGCTGTATAAGCTGATCAACAACCAAGTGCTCGAGCAGATCAACGGCATCATCTCCACTGGCAAAGAGGCGGTTATCTTGCACGCCAACTCAGATTCGAATTACACGGGCAGCAATGAGCATGGACACCAGAGTGGTGTGCTAGTACCACCCCATCTGTTGCCCAAGGAGTGTGCCATTAAGATCTTTAAGACCACGCTCAATGAGTTCAAACAGCGCGATCGTTACATCAAGGACGACTATAGGTTCAAGGATCGCTTTAGCAAGCAAAACCATCGGGTGATCATCAACATGTGGGCGGAGAAGGAGATGCATAACCTGATGAGGATGCAGGCCATTGGACTAAACGTTCCCGATGTGGTAGTGTTGAAAAAGCACGTTTTGGTCATGCGGTTCATAGGCGACAATCATAATGCGGCCCCTAAGTTAAAGGATGCTCGGCTGAGTGCCGCGGAGCTGAGTTGCGCGTACGAGGAGATTGTGGCCGCCATGCACAAGTTGTATAACGAGGCAAAGTTGGTGCATGCCGATATGAGCGAATATAACATACTCTGGTTCGAGGGCAAGTGCTGGTTTATAGACGTGGCTCAGAGTGTCGAGCCAAAGCATCCCAGTGCTTTGGAGTTTTTGATGAGGGATTGCGGCAACATTGTGAACTTCTTTGAACGACGCGGCCTGCCCAACATCTACACCAAGGAGCAGCTATTTGAGTTCATTACAGGTCTCAATGCAGAGGTCCACAATGCCGCCCAGTTGGAGCAGATCCACACGCGTGGAGCCTCCATCAACCAGGCAACAGCTCCGAATCAGGAGGAGTGCCCCGACGAACTAAAGCCCCTGGAGTACCCCTTTGAGCTGGCCTGGGAGAAGTCTCAGAAGGATCGCGAGGCCCAAAAGGCTCTCAAGCAAACGCAGGCTAATAACGATGATGAAACCGACACGGATAAGGATCAGGAAAGCGATGGCAACGAAAATGATAATGACGACAAGGAAAAAGTTAACAAAACTGCCAATCATTGA
- the Cf2 gene encoding chorion transcription factor Cf2 isoform X1 has translation MIKSTTNPQEQRLPRPEDQPPPPPPPSSSTTTTSSSSTAAPATPTHQVATVIANMDTLKTAFLPNLSMDPNVHVSAHYCPMCHQQFERAQHVAEHMQLCHGITLNAQGAIATLEAQHPQAQAPPQHHKPSHPCFNCDEKFGNAVDLDEHQRLAHQTSAFLARCLMCSIYGIHTATQQPNEYKCTQCGTICTTAMLAAGQQGFMEQQEAAVTPDDQLPAMAPRDMRLTPEEQHHQQQQLQAEHHHQQQQQQQQQQQELLEQQQREMQEQAQQQQVHHHQQDQDLSGDQVALKVPPLTVKLNKNANGGAIVAHPQVIIKEEPLSLSDSGDVVNSVPVYAIQANPGVPATASSGVLVGTQTVAADLAHKIRHKCPDCPKTFKTPGTLAMHRKIHTGEADATPKERPYTCSYCGKSFTQSNTLKQHTRIHTGEKPFRCGYCGRAFTVKDYLNKHLTTHTGEKPFHCGYCEKSFSVKDYLTKHIRTHTGEKPYTCPYCDKRFTQRSALTVHTTKLHPL, from the exons ATGATAAAGTCCACCACGAATCCACAGGAACAGCGTCTGCCACGCCCCGAGGATCAGccgccaccgccgccgcccccctcctcctccaccaccaccaccagcagcagcagcaccgccgcccctgccacgcccacacacCAAGTGGCCACCGTGATAGCCAACATGGACACCCTGAAGACCGCCTTTCTGCCCAATCTCAGCATGGATCCCAATGTGCACGTGTCGGCGCACTATTGTCCCATGTGCCACCAGCAGTTCGAGAGGGCCCAGCACGTCGCGGAACACATGCAGCTGTGCCACGGGATCACGCTGAATGCCCAGGGTGCCATCGCCACGCTGGAGGCACAGCATCCGCAGGCACAGGCACCACCACAGCACCACAAGCCCAGCCATCCCTGCTTCAATTGTGATGAGAAGTTTGGCAATGCCGTCGATCTGGACGAACACCAGAGGCTGGCCCATCAGACCTCCGCCTTCCTGGCCCGCTGCCTTATGTGCAGCATCTATGGCATCCACACGGCCACCCAGCAGCCCAACGAGTACAAGTGCACGCAGTGCGGAACCATTTGCACCACAGCCATGTTGGCCGCCGGGCAGCAGGGCTTCATGGAGCAGCAGGAGGCGGCGGTGACGCCCGACGACCAGCTGCCGGCGATGGCGCCACGTGATATGAGACTGACGCCCGAGGagcagcaccaccagcagcagcaactgcaggcggagcaccaccaccaacagcagcaacaacaacagcagcagcagcaggaacTGCTGGAGCAGCAACAACGAGAGATGCAGGAGCAGGCGCAACAGCAGCAGGTGCACCATCACCAACAGGATCAGGATCTCTCCGGCGACCAGGTGGCGTTGAAGGTGCCACCGCTCACCGTCAAGCTGAACAAGAACGCCAATGGCGGGGCCATTGTGGCCCATCCGCAGGTCATCATCAAGGAGGAGCCACTCAGCCTGAGCGACAGTGGCGATGTGGTCAACTCAGTGCCCGTATATGCCATACAAGCGAATCCCGGTGTTCCCGCCACGGCCAGTTCCGGTGTGCTCGTCGGCACACAAACGGTGGCCGCCGATCTGGCGCACAAGATCCGGCACAAATGCCCGGACTGCCCGAAGACCTTCAAGACGCCCGGCACGCTGGCCATGCACCGCAAGATCCACACAGGCGAAGCAGA CGCCACGCCCAAAGAACGCCCCTACACGTGCTCCTACTGCGGCAAGTCCTTCACTCAATCGAATACACTAAAACAGCACACTCGCATACATACAGGTGAGAAACCATTTAGATGTGGCTATTGTGGCAGGGCGTTCACTGTTAAGGATTACCTGAACAAACATTTAACGACTCACACGG GAGAGAAGCCGTTCCATTGCGGGTACTGCGAGAAGTCCTTCAGCGTGAAGGACTACCTCACCAAGCACATACGGACGCACACCGGCGAGAAGCCGTACACCTGTCCGTACTGTGACAAGCGCTTCACGCAGCGCAGCGCCCTCACGGTGCACACGACCAAGCTGCATCCGCTCTAG
- the Cf2 gene encoding chorion transcription factor Cf2 isoform X2 — MIKSTTNPQEQRLPRPEDQPPPPPPPSSSTTTTSSSSTAAPATPTHQVATVIANMDTLKTAFLPNLSMDPNVHVSAHYCPMCHQQFERAQHVAEHMQLCHGITLNAQGAIATLEAQHPQAQAPPQHHKPSHPCFNCDEKFGNAVDLDEHQRLAHQTSAFLARCLMCSIYGIHTATQQPNEYKCTQCGTICTTAMLAAGQQGFMEQQEAAVTPDDQLPAMAPRDMRLTPEEQHHQQQQLQAEHHHQQQQQQQQQQQELLEQQQREMQEQAQQQQVHHHQQDQDLSGDQVALKVPPLTVKLNKNANGGAIVAHPQVIIKEEPLSLSDSGDVVNSVPVYAIQANPGVPATASSGVLVGTQTVAADLAHKIRHKCPDCPKTFKTPGTLAMHRKIHTGEADATPKERPYTCSYCGKSFTQSNTLKQHTRIHTGEKPFHCGYCEKSFSVKDYLTKHIRTHTGEKPYTCPYCDKRFTQRSALTVHTTKLHPL; from the exons ATGATAAAGTCCACCACGAATCCACAGGAACAGCGTCTGCCACGCCCCGAGGATCAGccgccaccgccgccgcccccctcctcctccaccaccaccaccagcagcagcagcaccgccgcccctgccacgcccacacacCAAGTGGCCACCGTGATAGCCAACATGGACACCCTGAAGACCGCCTTTCTGCCCAATCTCAGCATGGATCCCAATGTGCACGTGTCGGCGCACTATTGTCCCATGTGCCACCAGCAGTTCGAGAGGGCCCAGCACGTCGCGGAACACATGCAGCTGTGCCACGGGATCACGCTGAATGCCCAGGGTGCCATCGCCACGCTGGAGGCACAGCATCCGCAGGCACAGGCACCACCACAGCACCACAAGCCCAGCCATCCCTGCTTCAATTGTGATGAGAAGTTTGGCAATGCCGTCGATCTGGACGAACACCAGAGGCTGGCCCATCAGACCTCCGCCTTCCTGGCCCGCTGCCTTATGTGCAGCATCTATGGCATCCACACGGCCACCCAGCAGCCCAACGAGTACAAGTGCACGCAGTGCGGAACCATTTGCACCACAGCCATGTTGGCCGCCGGGCAGCAGGGCTTCATGGAGCAGCAGGAGGCGGCGGTGACGCCCGACGACCAGCTGCCGGCGATGGCGCCACGTGATATGAGACTGACGCCCGAGGagcagcaccaccagcagcagcaactgcaggcggagcaccaccaccaacagcagcaacaacaacagcagcagcagcaggaacTGCTGGAGCAGCAACAACGAGAGATGCAGGAGCAGGCGCAACAGCAGCAGGTGCACCATCACCAACAGGATCAGGATCTCTCCGGCGACCAGGTGGCGTTGAAGGTGCCACCGCTCACCGTCAAGCTGAACAAGAACGCCAATGGCGGGGCCATTGTGGCCCATCCGCAGGTCATCATCAAGGAGGAGCCACTCAGCCTGAGCGACAGTGGCGATGTGGTCAACTCAGTGCCCGTATATGCCATACAAGCGAATCCCGGTGTTCCCGCCACGGCCAGTTCCGGTGTGCTCGTCGGCACACAAACGGTGGCCGCCGATCTGGCGCACAAGATCCGGCACAAATGCCCGGACTGCCCGAAGACCTTCAAGACGCCCGGCACGCTGGCCATGCACCGCAAGATCCACACAGGCGAAGCAGA CGCCACGCCCAAAGAACGCCCCTACACGTGCTCCTACTGCGGCAAGTCCTTCACTCAATCGAATACACTAAAACAGCACACTCGCATACATACAG GAGAGAAGCCGTTCCATTGCGGGTACTGCGAGAAGTCCTTCAGCGTGAAGGACTACCTCACCAAGCACATACGGACGCACACCGGCGAGAAGCCGTACACCTGTCCGTACTGTGACAAGCGCTTCACGCAGCGCAGCGCCCTCACGGTGCACACGACCAAGCTGCATCCGCTCTAG
- the Cf2 gene encoding chorion transcription factor Cf2 isoform X3 encodes MDTLKTAFLPNLSMDPNVHVSAHYCPMCHQQFERAQHVAEHMQLCHGITLNAQGAIATLEAQHPQAQAPPQHHKPSHPCFNCDEKFGNAVDLDEHQRLAHQTSAFLARCLMCSIYGIHTATQQPNEYKCTQCGTICTTAMLAAGQQGFMEQQEAAVTPDDQLPAMAPRDMRLTPEEQHHQQQQLQAEHHHQQQQQQQQQQQELLEQQQREMQEQAQQQQVHHHQQDQDLSGDQVALKVPPLTVKLNKNANGGAIVAHPQVIIKEEPLSLSDSGDVVNSVPVYAIQANPGVPATASSGVLVGTQTVAADLAHKIRHKCPDCPKTFKTPGTLAMHRKIHTGEADATPKERPYTCSYCGKSFTQSNTLKQHTRIHTGEKPFHCGYCEKSFSVKDYLTKHIRTHTGEKPYTCPYCDKRFTQRSALTVHTTKLHPL; translated from the exons ATGGACACCCTGAAGACCGCCTTTCTGCCCAATCTCAGCATGGATCCCAATGTGCACGTGTCGGCGCACTATTGTCCCATGTGCCACCAGCAGTTCGAGAGGGCCCAGCACGTCGCGGAACACATGCAGCTGTGCCACGGGATCACGCTGAATGCCCAGGGTGCCATCGCCACGCTGGAGGCACAGCATCCGCAGGCACAGGCACCACCACAGCACCACAAGCCCAGCCATCCCTGCTTCAATTGTGATGAGAAGTTTGGCAATGCCGTCGATCTGGACGAACACCAGAGGCTGGCCCATCAGACCTCCGCCTTCCTGGCCCGCTGCCTTATGTGCAGCATCTATGGCATCCACACGGCCACCCAGCAGCCCAACGAGTACAAGTGCACGCAGTGCGGAACCATTTGCACCACAGCCATGTTGGCCGCCGGGCAGCAGGGCTTCATGGAGCAGCAGGAGGCGGCGGTGACGCCCGACGACCAGCTGCCGGCGATGGCGCCACGTGATATGAGACTGACGCCCGAGGagcagcaccaccagcagcagcaactgcaggcggagcaccaccaccaacagcagcaacaacaacagcagcagcagcaggaacTGCTGGAGCAGCAACAACGAGAGATGCAGGAGCAGGCGCAACAGCAGCAGGTGCACCATCACCAACAGGATCAGGATCTCTCCGGCGACCAGGTGGCGTTGAAGGTGCCACCGCTCACCGTCAAGCTGAACAAGAACGCCAATGGCGGGGCCATTGTGGCCCATCCGCAGGTCATCATCAAGGAGGAGCCACTCAGCCTGAGCGACAGTGGCGATGTGGTCAACTCAGTGCCCGTATATGCCATACAAGCGAATCCCGGTGTTCCCGCCACGGCCAGTTCCGGTGTGCTCGTCGGCACACAAACGGTGGCCGCCGATCTGGCGCACAAGATCCGGCACAAATGCCCGGACTGCCCGAAGACCTTCAAGACGCCCGGCACGCTGGCCATGCACCGCAAGATCCACACAGGCGAAGCAGA CGCCACGCCCAAAGAACGCCCCTACACGTGCTCCTACTGCGGCAAGTCCTTCACTCAATCGAATACACTAAAACAGCACACTCGCATACATACAG GAGAGAAGCCGTTCCATTGCGGGTACTGCGAGAAGTCCTTCAGCGTGAAGGACTACCTCACCAAGCACATACGGACGCACACCGGCGAGAAGCCGTACACCTGTCCGTACTGTGACAAGCGCTTCACGCAGCGCAGCGCCCTCACGGTGCACACGACCAAGCTGCATCCGCTCTAG